The genomic region AAGTGAACAGTGCGGAGCCAAGAACCCGGAGGGGTCGCACGGTGTTCCTCTTCCCGAGGGGGATGGTCAACAGAGCGTGCATACTACAACCCTCTGCGTAACAAACCGCTACCACTTGACCCGATCCGGTTAACCCGGGGCGGCATTCCGGGCGATACCCCTACCGTCCCCCTTCCAGCCGAGCGCACAGTGGCTGGTCGGCCTGGCGCCCGGCCGGGTCGCACTGTCACCACACGATGGGATGTGTGTCTTTCGTGAGCACCCAGACCAGCTGGGTACCGCCCGACATCGACGTGGACCGCGCCAGTCCGGCCAGGGTCTACGACTACCTGCTCGGCGGCGCGTGGAACTTCCCCGCCGACCGGCAGATGGCCGAGGCGGCCGTCGCGCGGATGCCGTGGGTACGGGACCTGGCCCGGTACAACCGGTCCTTCCTCAGCCGCGCGGTCCGCTACTGCGCCGAACGCGGCATCAACCAGTTCCTGGACCTCGGCTCGGGCATGCCGACCTCCAAGAGCGTGCACGAGATGGCCATGGAGATCGACCCGGAGTCCAGGGTGGTCTACGTGGAGCAGGAGCAGGTCGCGGTCGCGCACAGCGAGCTGATCCTGACCTCCGTGCCCGGCGCGGGCGTGCTGGGCGCGGACATGCGCGCCGCGCGGGAGGTGCTGGCCAGCCCGGTCACCAGGGAGCTGCTGGACTTCACCGAGCCGGTCGCGGTGGTCATGGCCTCCTCCCTGCACTACGTGCTCGAGGCCGAGGAGGCCGCCGAGCTGGTCCGCACCTACCTGGCCGCGGTGCCCGCGGGCAGCTACCTGGTGCTCTCGCACATCACCGACGACGGCGCCGACGGCTCGGCCGAGGTGCGCGAGCTGGTCGAGCTCTCCCGCGCCACCACCAGCGCCGGGGTGGCCCGCTCCCGCGCCTGGATCGCGAGCCTGTTCGACGGTCTGGACCTGGTCGACCCCGGCCTGGTCTACACCTCGCAGTGGCGGCCGAACACGCCGCTGCGGCTGGTCACCGACATGTCGGCACACGCTTCCCTGCTCGCGGCGGTGGCCCGCAAACCCTGAGCCGCACAACAGGTGGAGGCCACCATGAGCGCCGTCCTGCCGTCCGTCCCGGTCGCACCGGGCCGTCTCCCCGTGCTGGGCCACCTGCCCGCCCTGACCAGGGATCCGTTGCAGTTCCTGCAGGGTCTGCGCGGCCACGGCGAGCTGGTGGCCTTCCACCT from Crossiella sp. CA-258035 harbors:
- a CDS encoding SAM-dependent methyltransferase gives rise to the protein MSTQTSWVPPDIDVDRASPARVYDYLLGGAWNFPADRQMAEAAVARMPWVRDLARYNRSFLSRAVRYCAERGINQFLDLGSGMPTSKSVHEMAMEIDPESRVVYVEQEQVAVAHSELILTSVPGAGVLGADMRAAREVLASPVTRELLDFTEPVAVVMASSLHYVLEAEEAAELVRTYLAAVPAGSYLVLSHITDDGADGSAEVRELVELSRATTSAGVARSRAWIASLFDGLDLVDPGLVYTSQWRPNTPLRLVTDMSAHASLLAAVARKP